Proteins encoded within one genomic window of Triticum aestivum cultivar Chinese Spring chromosome 2D, IWGSC CS RefSeq v2.1, whole genome shotgun sequence:
- the LOC123051165 gene encoding UDP-glycosyltransferase 79, with translation METTSDTPRSVVRADGHGGGGGHVLLLAFPAAQGHLNPMLQLGRRLAYHGLRPTLVTTRHLLATVPPPLPPFRVAAISDGFDEGGMAACPDFREYGRRLAAAGSETLEALFRSEAAEGRPVSVLVYDPHLPWAGRVARAAGVPTAALFSQPCSVDVVYGEVYAGRVGLPVVDGSALRGLLSVELGPEDVPSFVAAPESYPLFLDAVVGQFDGLEDADDVLVNSFHELEPKEADYLASTWRVKTIGPTLPSFYLDDNRLPSNKTYGFDLLDNTAPCMAWLDSQPPSSVVYASYGTVADLDQAQLEEIGNGLCDSGKQFLWVVRSVDEHKLSEQLRDKCKEKGLIVSWCPQLEVLSHKATGCFLTHCGWNSTTEAIVTGVPLLAMPQWTDQPTTARYIESAWGIGVRVHRDKEGIVRKEEVERCIREVLDGERKQEYMKNSAMWTRKAKEAMQEGGSSDKNIAEFVAKYSPTTS, from the exons ATGGAGACGACTTCCGATACCCCACGCTCCGTCGTCCGAGCAgacggccacggcggcggcggcggccatgttctcctcctcgccttcccgGCGGCGCAGGGCCACCTCAACCCCATGCTGCAGCTCGGCCGTCGCCTCGCCTACCACGGCCTCCGCCCCACGCTAGTCACCACGCGCCACCTCCTCGCCACCGTCCCGCCCCCTTTGCCCCCCTTCCGCGTCGCCGCCATCTCCGACGGTTTCGATGAAGGCGGCATGGCTGCGTGCCCGGACTTCCGGGAGTACGGGCGCCGGCTGGCGGCCGCGGGGTCCGAGACCCTGGAGGCGCTCTTCCGGTCCGAGGCCGCGGAGGGGAGACCCGTGAGCGTGCTCGTGTACGACCCGCACCTACCCTGGGCAGGCCGTGTGGCGCGCGCCGCCGGCGTGCCGACGGCCGCGCTCTTCTCGCAGCCCTGCTCGGTGGACGTCGTCTACGGGGAGGTCTACGCGGGCCGCGTCGGCCTGCCGGTCGTGGACGGGAGCGCGCTACGTGGGTTGCTGAGCGTCGAGCTGGGGCCGGAGGACGTGCCGTCGTTCGTGGCGGCGCCGGAGTCCTACCCTCTGTTCCTGGACGCGGTGGTGGGGCAGTTCGATGGGTTGGAGGACGCCGACGACGTGCTCGTCAACTCGTTCCATGAGCTCGAGCCCAAG GAAGCTGACTACTTGGCATCAACATGGCGCGTGAAGACCATTGGCCCGACACTGCCGTCGTTCTACCTGGACGACAATCGGTTGCCGTCCAATAAGACTTATGGGTTTGACCTCCTCGACAACACAGCACCGTGCATGGCATGGCTGGACAGCCAGCCCCCTTCCTCAGTCGTATATGCCTCCTATGGGACTGTCGCTGACCTCGACCAAGCCCAATTAGAGGAGATAGGCAATGGATTGTGCGATTCCGGCAAACAATTCCTCTGGGTTGTCAGGTCCGTTGATGAACACAAGTTGTCTGAACAGCTCCGTGACAAGTGCAAGGAAAAGGGGCTAATTGTTTCGTGGTGCCCCCAGCTTGAAGTCTTATCTCACAAGGCCACAG GTTGTTTCTTAACTCACTGTGGATGGAACTCGACAACAGAAGCAATTGTTACAGGCGTACCACTTTTGGCAATGCCTCAGTGGACAGATCAACCAACTACAGCAAGGTACATTGAGAGTGCATGGGGGATTGGTGTGCGTGTGCATCGTGATAAAGAAGGTATAGTGCGGAAGGAAGAGGTAGAGAGGTGCATTAGAGAAGTCTTAGACGGTGAGAGGAAGCAGGAGTACATGAAGAATTCTGCTATGTGGACGAGAAAGGCTAAGGAAGCAATGCAGGAAGGAGGAAGCTCGGACAAGAATATTGCTGAGTTTGTGGCCAAGTATTCTCCAACTACTAGTTGA